A region from the uncultured Draconibacterium sp. genome encodes:
- a CDS encoding serine hydrolase domain-containing protein — MKSQLYIHTLIVATLVFLSACTSDENELPDIENYSTAFNFFEAASFNGSVLISKNGDDIFRGSFGLANKETGILNDLETKFRIGSVSKTLTGMGIIQLKREGLITDFNQPLSDFDTNLPQANQITISHLLSHQSGIPDYLPMVETEAKSGEQISAEEIYEEIKLYLAENDLDFTPGSSMAYSNSNFLIAALLIEELSGESYENYIKSRILNPLNMLNTEMGTVTILGANYAQGYNQNVNVSQYPMAITLGAGCWTSTVSDLEKWCQAVMGNHWFSADEKELIFEGQVPNESTIFGLAWFKSKVNGKTFCWHGGDIDGFSSLIGFLPEQNGIIITLGNKQDNTGNLRNRIIETIIRNEF, encoded by the coding sequence ATGAAATCACAATTATACATCCATACCCTAATAGTTGCAACACTGGTATTTCTAAGTGCCTGCACAAGTGACGAGAACGAGTTGCCGGATATCGAAAATTACTCTACGGCCTTCAATTTTTTTGAAGCTGCCAGCTTTAATGGTTCGGTATTGATATCGAAAAACGGAGACGATATTTTTCGTGGAAGTTTCGGACTTGCCAATAAAGAAACAGGTATTTTAAACGATTTAGAAACTAAATTCAGAATAGGTTCGGTAAGTAAAACCCTAACCGGCATGGGTATTATTCAGCTAAAACGCGAAGGTTTGATTACCGATTTCAACCAGCCCTTAAGCGATTTTGACACCAATCTCCCTCAAGCAAATCAAATTACTATCAGTCACTTACTAAGTCACCAGTCGGGTATTCCCGATTACCTACCAATGGTAGAAACGGAAGCAAAAAGTGGCGAACAAATTTCGGCGGAAGAAATATATGAAGAGATTAAGCTTTATCTTGCCGAAAATGATTTGGATTTTACCCCAGGCAGCTCGATGGCATATTCTAATTCCAATTTTTTAATTGCTGCGTTACTTATCGAAGAATTGTCGGGAGAAAGCTATGAAAACTATATAAAATCGCGAATTCTGAATCCACTAAACATGCTGAATACCGAAATGGGCACTGTAACTATTTTGGGCGCCAACTATGCTCAAGGCTACAACCAAAATGTCAATGTATCGCAGTACCCGATGGCAATTACCCTGGGTGCAGGTTGTTGGACCAGCACAGTTAGCGACCTTGAAAAATGGTGTCAGGCTGTAATGGGAAACCATTGGTTCTCGGCTGATGAAAAAGAACTTATATTTGAAGGACAAGTGCCAAATGAAAGCACCATTTTCGGACTAGCCTGGTTTAAGAGTAAAGTTAACGGAAAAACGTTTTGCTGGCATGGTGGCGATATTGACGGCTTCAGTTCTCTTATCGGTTTTCTTCCTGAACAAAATGGA